The genomic window tgtgtgtatgtgtgggGTTGCGTCATTGATCATCTACTAAAGATTGATTGTAAATCTGACATATTACACAACGTTATGATCTAAAGTACATCTGCATTGTTAATTTTACAAAAGTAATTTTTATCCTAACTGACAAATGGAAGAGAACAGATTAAGCGAGTTGCAGACTACCAAGAGACTCTACATAACAGAGCTGGAAGAATGGAGGAAAAGCTAGCCTGGTTTATATAAGGAGATTGCTCTGGAATTTTTAGAACTCAGTCCAAACTATACTAAGAACATCCTGATAAATCGATTCCTAATCGCTCTGTCGAAACATGCCCTAAAAGTGGCATAACGTGAATGGTCCCCGACTGCCGGACAAAATCAGATTACTCAGCATAGTCGGAACGAGACCCGTTTTATGAAGCTGGAACATTTTAAGGTTACATTCAAAGAGTTGAGGTCACGATGAACAACAAAACAAACCAAAATAGCAGTTCCAGCATGGAGGATTAACTGGTTGCTTACCCAtgggcatatatatatatagatcgTCGGCAAGATGGGCCAAACGCGGACGAATGGATCTACTACTTTTATCTGAATCGATCAACGCATGACGACGATGCGATCGATGAGCTGCAAGATGTTGTGATCTTGGTGGTCTCGCTACTTGCGTGGCGTAGGGTCTGTTGGCACGTTGTCCATGGCCTGCATGTAGTCGCGGCGCTTGGAGAGCCAGAACTTGCGCACCCCGTGCTGCGAGTAGCGCCTCCCCTCGTCGAAGTTCTGCAGCACCCCCGCGGCGCGGTTCTCCTTGGTCACCCGCACCTCCGGGTTCGTCGTGATGTTGCGCACCAGCTGCATCACGCAGATCCCCACCGCCACCCCCGTCGTCGCGAACAGAGGGTAGACCTGTGTATAATCAGTCGCCGAAGATTAGGTTGGTCGATCAACGAGGCAGCAAACACCAACCGACAAGTTCATATATACTTTGAACGCATGCATTGTTTGCTGTTGGAAATGAATGAGCGATGCGCGCGTGATCGATTGAAATAAAATCGTGGGCAATTTGCactcaaatatatatatataatcatgtTAGGAATGGTTCTTTCGACGACTGGATCAGGCTCATTAGGATCCCAGAGAACAAcattagaaagaaaaaataaagcaaaCCAGCAAAAGAAACAAAGCAAAACTTGTCTTTTAATTATTTCACAGCAAGGTTCGGCAATCGGTCGATTCGTACCTCCGGTCGAACCCAGCGAGAAGACATCGCTTGGAACTTTTTCCCTTTTCGCGAGATGAGATATATATCTCTGTCCGGGCAATGGAACAAGAAGAGAATGGAATTGAAGCCTGGGTAACTGACGACCGGCCTTCCAGGGAACCAGGAATACGTTTATCGATGCGATACCCCTATTTAGGAAATGGTGATTTCTGCAGGACCCGGTCTTTCCTCCGTAGCCTCCTCCTGCATTGGACACGTGGCCAAACAAAAAAGCGAAACTTAGCACCTCGCCATGGATCACAGTGAGTGCTCTGAACAGAGATTCCTTGACTCGAAGCTCCTTAGTTTTTTTAACGATGAGTGCTCTTTGACTGGGAAATAAGAATGCTATACAAATTTTTAATCCAAGACGGGCTTTTTATTCATCACTACATTATGCCATGCCACGTTGAGGTTAATGGGCTAAAATCCTCGTAGAAAAGGTTTATGGGCTCAAACTTGTTTCTTCGCAGGAGCGCCGGAGTTTCCACTTCAAAGTTATTTCAGTTTTCATGATTTCTTTATATAGTACTCAAATGTTAGTTCTTCTATGTAAGAACTCACCGTGCAGTGTAGTTGCATCTAATACAAAAATGTTCCCACCTCCATGGAAACCTTAGTCGCCACCCACCCCTGTTCCTCTCGCCGCCTCTCGTCCTCCTTTCCCAGTATACATTTCACACAATAGCTagcatgtatttttaaaaatgaaAGATTTATTAACTTTCAACATTATCAGCTAGTATGCATGTATGCTCAAAAGTTTTAGAGAGATGGACTCTCATGTCCACAAATGACACTGACAATCTTACCTCGCACATAGCCTAATAGAATGAACTAGTAAAGTGCATGTATGTTGCAACGGTTCCCGAACCTCACATCCAAAATCTATTTTATTCCCCAAGCGAAGTTAACAAAACATTAAGTTAGAGACAATCCTTAGAcccttaattttttattaaaactaAATTCAATATCACTCGTCTCTTATATGGTCGTCAGATTTCAGCAATACTATGTCACATACATGCCACGATCCCAATTTTGCTAAAGCCTCGTCCCCACGCATGTACgccacgctccaccaccatctttATGCAGTCTCCATCATAGCTCTAGGCTTCCCACCGCTATTTCCTAGCCAGCACGCGCACCCTGCCATTGTTCCTTGGCCTGTGTAGGTGTCTACaggtcaaaaaaaaaaccaaaaagatCAGCACAAAAAAAACTCTTTTCTTGATAAAGCCTTATATCATTACTCGAAGGGAAATATCAACCGTGTAAGAAAAATCAGTATCTTGACTAAGAATGAATGGGCCACCATCCAAAACAAATGCTAAAAGCCTTAAGCACATACTCCTGCTATTTCTCCGGTGCTTTCATAACATCTTCTTTGTGTAATCATTACGTTTTAACTCATCTTCATCATAGTCTCAAATCCTGCACCAATAGCTCTACTCATACTCTCTGATCACAGAAGAACACTTTATAGCAAAGGTGCAGGAACACTCTTGAGCCTCTGCACATGCTCGAGGTTCCTCGTGCCCAAGTACTTGGTCAAATTATCTAGCACTGAAGTAGCATCTCTCAAGGTCAGCCACACTCTAGAGACAAGCACACAactgataagggcatggctcccTTGATACATATAAGGTGAATTCGTTCcttattattcatattttttttataaaaaatataatactactaagtttttgtaCTGTTTTGTTATTTAGGAATCTgaaagaagcaccacaaccttatctgGACATCATCACtggaaggccaagtctactcgaaatCAAAGATGAGTCCTAGTCaactccaaagtctactcaGAATCGCAGGACAACACATCAGGagaacaggcataactctcgcatacaaATTCCTGAGACGGTCATGGAATTGCTGGAAATcttatgatgagccctttccaatggatccagactcgaccaaatattccttatagtttagtaagAGTCGATGAAATAAGGTGCTATAACACCGTTTTGAATCTTTTCGGGTCTTGTAACcatgtcgaggtcggagtctaAATTGTGTATGCCTCtgttgaaggtgatatgccttagagacaatcatagagatgattgtatcacatgtctatgttcatgtactactgaataatgtgttatttcaagaatgactatcatttacattaattggcaagtatgtgacttgttcatgaaactctttatttGTATCattatgttattcttagtcgatcttggtcgcatatcattgtgatgatacataagatcagcaTATGTATTggttgatgatcacgtttcatggatcataggtatagagataccaggtcaataatgtggatattatgttagagaacatgatgttggatagacccaccttgagatactgctgggattgttatttatgatgtaccATCAATTGTTATATCAAACGGTGTACCTGTAGGAtctttagacctgagatcgtcattgattcccggAATGTGTAGTGGAATACTTTGatgctgccaaacgctattccataactaggtagtcataaaggtagttttcggatttgtcatgaaacatgtcgtggggtataagcgatcaagatggaatttgcccctcattgataacgggagagatatctttgggcccctcgaggtagttggattgagaaagtgcatggccatgctaatatgattaaaaaagttaatcatgatgaatccactatttgttcgagtgaatggtcgagcagtcacaagggtggcatgtatctcgccttgagcttgactagtatcgtgaggcgaagggatcggtacatgtgtatatcaaggttcaaccgatatgatcttttatgtatagtcgagagtcaacatgtcctgctagggaccactattgatttcagtttgcaaagggtttctgagtcgtagccgtttgtagatgaacctaacgggtcacacacttaatgggttggaacaaaacatgtgaattagatttgtatatgggttttgattggattgtgatccatgagaagttagagtcctaaagggcttccaacgtgggagcccattagtgagctatatataaggagaggcCTGGGTAGGGCGTGCAGtgttgagccactccaaaaccctagctgcagCCTTCCACGCGATCTCCCAAACCCATAGCCACgcgtgtggtgctagcacattaGCACTCGCATTTCTTCCCATATCCCAACATCTCTCCATGGTGGCACAACCCTACGTCGACCTCCCCACGTCTcttctatatatacatagtagccatcataCTTTAAGCTCGAGTTTGGCTTAgactattttgttttagacagtttcatcgtttatcagtttgtagaaccccaaactcgagtacttcattggtaatcagtaatatttagattgcatctacttgttcttgcttgtatttttgattcacttgtaggaaaagcctttttgATGAGGTCAATCGCGTCTTGGAATAGTTGATaatcacggagtagtggtgtagtggttgcgaaggTTTCCGATTTGTTCTGGTCAGAGACTTTGGaccatcaacgtcgaagctccaccaaatcaacttatcatattacctttcggaagatcggacaCCCCGTTCCCCATCAACAACCTCTAGTGCAACCTAAAGGCTCCAGCACCTTGAAATAGAATGGCAGCTTGTGCTCTCATTGTCGCCTCACTAAGCTAGGATATCGTATCTTGTGGTGATATGTCCTATTTTTTTGCAGGGCCATTTGCAACAAACATGTTTGGAAATTGCCTTCCTAGCCTTAGTAAaaaattgaaagaaaatatattggTGGCAAAGACAACTTTTTGTTTATCTCTATGTAATCTATGAATGACAGTTTCTTTAATGAGAGAAACTTTTTCTCCTTTGCAAGTTATTTATACTTGTACGCATTGGCTCCGTATATGGCCAGTGCTGCATTAGTAGGAACATCGCGAGTTGGTTGCAGTTACATGCGTGTAATTGGAATGGGTAGCTAGGGAGTTCTTCACCCTGTTTGGATGGTAGTTTAGACATTGTTTCACGGACTATCATAACCGAACAAGGTGGGGGGCCATTAGATCCCCAAGGTGATCTGAAGGCTGAGAGGATGAATAGACAAAGTGGGGAACTATGCACTACTATTAATGTCTCTCCCTCTTTTTTGGTTAAAGTTTTGGCCTATTTATAGGCCGTATCTAACCACTCCCGCTATAGTTTACAACATTACCCCTTGAACTGCCACATTTTCAGATTCTTCGTGGGTAGTTTGGCACTTTTCATAGTCAGATTGGCCTATTTACAACtctatcatttattttcttcgGTTATCAACGGTCACACTTCACTCTGCTCTTCGAAGGCCCATGGTAGATGATGCCTTCGACCTCTCTTCGTTCATCCTTCTGGTGACACCAAGCGAAGATCTTCGACTAGTCTTTGAAGGCCCGATGATGGCTTCGCCTACCTTGAACCTCTAGTGTCCCTTTAGTCCTCCGTAACACTGAGCAAAGGCATTCCGTCTACCTCTGAAGCCCCAGTGTAGGCTTCGATGATTCCATCCATTGGAGATGTTCTTGCGGTTCTGCCCTGAAGAGTGCCTTCGAGGTGTCGTACGATTCCTGCACATGACAGACGCACGACAACTATAAGCTATCAGTAACGAGTGGCCGCAGAGGTCTTCAACTTAGATTTTGAAGGGGcctgtgagaccattccccaataGCAGCCCCCCACAGGAAAGGTTCCTCTTTGATGGACCGAACCCGTGAATCAGATGGTATCAACGAACACCATTCCCTTTGGCCCGTCAAAGGTCTCATGCTATTTTATTCACCTTTGGCAAAGGAcaacatattttcttttaatgATATCTTATGTTACGATGTTCCAATTTTTGAGGCAGCGGTTACTATTTGTTCAGCCTAACTATCAATTAAGAGTCGTTTCAGTTCCCAATACACACCTTTTTAGCTACCCTCTTTTTTCACCGCTATATACATAGCACCCTATAGTTAATTTTTACTACTTTCTTCCTTCAATCCTACTCGCACATCTCTAATGCTCTGCACGAAGGTACTCACTATCCTTTGTCGTCCTAACCCTTTAGACCTAACACCAGGTAGTGCAAACCAATGGCTCCGAAAGGCAAGACCGGTAGGCCAAAGACCTATTGGATCGGGAAATCGAAGGTTGATGTGGCGATCTTGGCCGGTCTTAAGAAAGAGGGTTTAATATGTGATTTGATGAAAGCCAGGCTTCCGAAAGACCAAGAGACCCCAACACAAAAAGATGATGAATCTATTGTCTTTGTTGACTATTTCAGAGTAGGACTTCACTTGCCCTTGATGAAATGGTGGCAAAGGTTCTTAAGATTTTTTAGATCTACCTACATCAGCTATTGCCAAACGCTATCATTCGGCTCAGCCTCTTTGCCTGGGCAGCGAGATCCGAAGGAGCGAAGGCTTCAGCTAGGGCATTCATTGCAGCCCACCAGCTCCATCACCAGCCAAAGCACATCTTCGTTGACAACATAAAGAGCGAAGCTAACTATGGTTGCATGAACATCACTTGCCGAGTAGGTTTGGCCACACCTGCAATGGCTTATAAGAATAATTTGCCCAAGGACTAGACACATTGTTGGTTTTACCATAAAGTAGATAAAAAGGACTATCTTGTGTCGAAGACTAACAACTATAGAAGTAATCGTGCCCCAAATGTCATGATAAGGGGCCCCCAATGGGAGGCCTTTGAAGTGTTTACAAGGTTTGTGAAGTACCTTAGCACTCATGACCTCGTTGAAGAGTTCATCGCCACGAGCGTATGGCCACTTAGCAGAGGGTGGACCATTCCATCCTTTGGGCCAAAAGGTCCTAAAGGACTCTGCCACCACGAGTTTGACTTCGCGAGTAAACCAGGTATCTACTTCGGCCTAAATTACATTTGTCctagattttttatttgttcttaTGTTTCCATGTTGAAACAGAAGTGACCATCGCAGAGGTGGAGGCTGAAGCTCATCATCTTCTAGGCAAATTCACCACAGCCGAAGTGAAGGCCTGTGCCGAACTGGCTCTCGGCCACCAGCTTAATTGAATTTTTGAGCTATGAGGCCTCAGTTATGGAGGGAGACTAGAAGCCATTGGTCTATTGATCGGAGGTGATGAAGAGGCTAAAGATCCAGAGGGAGAGGAAAACAGAAGGATGGGAACCCTTTGGCTCGCATTCACAAGAAGCAGAAGATCGGTGTCTCGAAGAAGGTTGCTCGTCCTAATGAGGACTTCATCGGCGAAGCTGGGGACGACAAAGGTGTCATGGTTCTGAGCACCATTCTGGTGACACCTCTCCGACAAGCATCTCCAAAGGACATGCCGGAGGTGGCCATGCCTTCGCCAAGACATGTTGCATGCACAGGGCCAATAACCCTCGCCCCTCTCTTCACTTGGagtgacgatgatgatgatgtgctGCCAGAAGTGCGGGTCACCAGTAAAGTAGCCGGTGATGAGACTATGCTTCGTCGTGCCAAGGATGGCGAAGGGGCCTATTCTGACAACGCCAAAACTAAGGGAGCTAGCTTGCTTAGCTGAGACTCCAACTCTTCCCCAAGTCTATAGGCTTCAGAATGCAAAGAAGGTGGGAATGTTTCACCATATCCACTCCTTGGCAGTGGCAAAAAAGTAATGTCGCTTGGTAGCTTAAGCAATGCCagggtcatcactgccaaaGTGCTACAAGTGTCTTCGTTCGGACCTAGTAACGGGGACATGAAGAACACATAAAACATATTTAGCAGCTTCATCCTCCCTGAGCTCAAAATTCAACTGGCTCAGAAACATGCTACTGAACTTATCAACACCCTCGATGTGGCAACCACAAAGCTAGTTTTAATTATTACTAAGCTTCCCTTCGCATTATCATTCTTATAGTGTTTTATGCTTTGTTGCAGAGTGTGCTTCTCTCATGTGCTCTGCTccaatgtgaggaaccgtccaaatagtattctaattaatcatcaggaggatcattattcataatcacaacctcgacgattaaccagaataccattccggtagtcccggcacgtgttttgtgcccaggatcggaacacatgccttccaactcaaatatcacaacacagtttaatagagagcaaataattaaactggattaccattattagacaagcaactgcttccacaatttacaacaaaagaggaacaacaacaactatgcagcggaagaaaaacctatacaacaaaagagtatggagccgtatgc from Phragmites australis chromosome 14, lpPhrAust1.1, whole genome shotgun sequence includes these protein-coding regions:
- the LOC133890226 gene encoding uncharacterized protein LOC133890226, coding for MEVCLGLANGLEVCCHVQMSNFEVLVGRLEIEANSVLDLLACGRDEDRAGFSAHGAVYPLFATTGVAVGICVMQLVRNITTNPEVRVTKENRAAGVLQNFDEGRRYSQHGVRKFWLSKRRDYMQAMDNVPTDPTPRK